A genomic segment from Nicotiana tabacum cultivar K326 chromosome 7, ASM71507v2, whole genome shotgun sequence encodes:
- the LOC107797136 gene encoding protein IQ-DOMAIN 19-like, with translation MGKTGRWIKSFLAGKKDKEKDKLEGENNTSNHHQISTTSNEQPTTPISLPSTTPKEKKRWSFRRSSATPPGHRDLNATDINATTPPPAAKQELLDSENDHKKHALAVAAATAAAADAAAAAAKAAAAAAIQLTVAARASALEEPAAVKIQSVFRGYLARKALNALKGLVKLQALVRGHLVRKQAAATLRCMQALVTVQARARAQRLRMAEDENPSNPRQSVHRKSTQDNKFRHSYQDYEEDIKIVEMDIGESKGSTKSRNSYSNQGQTERTEHRFSTHKAYSNQEYQHISPAPSAITDNSPRACSGHFEEYSYGTAQSSPQYYSAMSKPDPSKIPFSYARSEYVEPESLYNGYPFYPSYMANTKSSMAKARSHSAPKQRPESFERQPSRRRPSIEGRNVPRAVRMQRSSSHVGSTAQNYQYPWSIKLDRSNISIKDSECGSNCSVLTTQTNYCRSLVGFDVQGNRY, from the exons ATGGGGAAAACAGGTAGGTGGATAAAGAGCTTCTTGGCAGGGAAAAAAGATAAAGAGAAAGACAAATTAGAAGGAGAGAATAACACAAGTAATCATCACCAAATCTCTACTACTAGCAATGAGCAACCAACAACACCAATTTCACTCCCTTCAACAACTCCTAAAGAGAAGAAGAGGTGGAGTTTCAGGAGGTCATCAGCCACTCCACCAGGTCACAGGGATTTAAATGCCACTGATATCAACGCCACCACCCCACCACCAGCAGCAAAACAAGAATTGCTTGATTCAGAAAACGACCATAAGAAACATGCATTGGCTGTGGCTGCTGCCACAGCCGCAGCTGCTGATGCAGCTGCAGCCGCTGCCAAGGCGGCAGCAGCAGCAGCGATCCAACTCACTGTTGCTGCTAGAGCCTCTGCACTTGAGGAGCCTGCAGCTGTCAAAATTCAGTCTGTTTTCCGTGGTTATTTG GCAAGAAAAGCGCTGAATGCACTAAAAGGACTGGTGAAGTTGCAGGCTTTGGTGAGAGGACATTTGGTGAGGAAACAGGCCGCTGCCACTCTTAGATGCATGCAAGCATTGGTAACTGTTCAAGCTAGAGCTCGAGCCCAAAGATTAAGAATGGCTGAGGATGAAAATCCCAGCAATCCAAGGCAATCTGTCCACAGAAAATCTACACAGGACAACAAATTTAGGCACTCATATCAA GATTATGAAGAGGACATCAAGATTGTGGAAATGGATATTGGTGAATCAAAGGGTAGCACAAAGAGTAGAAATAGCTATTCAAACCAAGGTCAAACGGAAAGAACAGAACACAGATTTTCAACACACAAAGCatactcaaaccaagaatatcaACACATCTCTCCAGCACCATCAGCTATAACAGATAACAGTCCAAGAGCCTGCAGTGGCCATTTTGAGGAATACTCATATGGCACAGCCCAAAGCAGCCCTCAATACTACAGTGCAATGTCAAAACCCGATCCATCAAAAATCCCATTCTCCTATGCTCGTTCAGAGTATGTTGAACCAGAATCCCTTTACAATGGGTATCCATTTTATCCTAGTTACATGGCAAATACTAAGTCCTCGATGGCTAAAGCTCGATCCCACAGTGCACCAAAACAACGTCCTGAATCATTCGAGAGGCAACCAAGTAGACGAAGGCCATCAATCGAAGGGAGGAATGTGCCAAGGGCTGTGAGAATGCAGAGATCATCTTCTCATGTTGGTTCCACAGCTCAAAATTATCAGTACCCTTGGTCTATCAAGCTTGATAGATCAAACATTTCAATTAAAGATAGTGAATGTGGATCAAATTGCAGTGTCCTTACTACTCAGACTAATTACTGCAGATCACTTGTTGGCTTTGAT